In the genome of Vespa crabro chromosome 1, iyVesCrab1.2, whole genome shotgun sequence, the window AGACATCGATTATTAAGTCGtagaatatcgattataattagaattaacTGGAAGATCGAAGTATCGCTGAATAAAAAGCGACTGAGagtaaaatacaaattttattttttactatgttattTCTAAAGACCGTAATACTAAGTCAGTCACGGCATCagtttcttgttatatatttgtatacttattaatttgtataatttacatatttataaattacatctaattactattttattatgtaaaaacGCATAGAacacgaattaaaaataataacttctCTATTGTTAACATAAGATAATCAtatgaagtaaataaaatttatagatatcactttgtttaataattatggAACGACATGCAGTCCAAAAAGGTTTTATAACGCTCAAACCTCTTTGTGATTCGTTAATCAAAGATCCGAGTATAAAATGTGCGTCGCAAATCATAGATTGTATAAAAACAATCTCAGATGGTATTATTCAAGATTTACTTGATTATATTCTGTTCCCtgtaattattcatttacaaAATGAGGATGTCAGGTAACAtagaaattcatatttttattatattaataaacgtgatattctatctatacatggtttattctttttttcttagtaAACATTCAAAGGAACATTTAGTGAAGATCATAAGAACTGTTCTATCAAAAGCCAGgattacaaattttaaatcttttaataaattatacactGTCATTTTATCtcaaatttatgataaaaatcaatCACAAAGGAGTGcgtaataattcttatttattaagtaaaaataatggtaatcatatatctttttataactgaaaataattttacagtTATTTCTTCACatgaagaattaaaagaaacagTACTTCTCTGTCTTCAAGATTTATTAAATCGCTGTTTTACGAATGTTATTGAAGAATTATATACACGACAATATGCACCTACACTTGCTCatggtatatatttatgtgtattaATAGCTAAATATGAAAAGTCACGTTACCTGAGgtgatttatatacattattatttcatctttgttcttatactataaatatagaaattgtatgaaattattttatgatacaGGTTAATAGCCATCGAAACAATAATGACCTTGTGCTATGTAGATGATTCTTCAGATAAGTCTGATATTGTTTTGACAAACCAAATAGCAGACACAATCATGTTATTTTTACCAGGTATTGCTAGTGGATTACAAGAAATTGCTATGGGAAGTGATATTCAGGGACATAAGATTACAATGGtattaagatttatatatgttattattatactttacttattatataaacatagaataaaaataaacaatatactaaaataattttagatgGCTATCAAAGCATGGGCTAGAATAATATGTATTGTAATGCAAGATAcagataatgaagaaaatataccTTCAGTTATTAGCTTTAATAAGCAACAAACAAATTCAATTGATCcattaggaaaaaaattacgtcTTGAAGGAGCTGCTGGAATTGAAAAGTTTCTAAATTCTACTACAAGGAATCAAGAGTGGCTGAATGCCGCAGCTGTTAAATTAAACATACTTATACAAGCAATGGGTTCTTTAAGAAAACATTCACATTATAAAGTCAGAAAAGAATTAGCTACGAgtattactttattaattacaatgtgTGCCAGGTATAATCacttatgataaatattatatttttaattataacttatgatatatatatatatatatatatatatatatatatatataaaaatatatatattgacatATATTCATTctataaagaaatatgaaaccAAGCATTATGGAGTTAATAGAATATTTGATTTCCTTATCTGAAGATGACAACGAAGAAGTCAAAGAAGAAGCTAAAAAAGCACTAGATAAAGTTAATGAATCTTACATGCAAAATATAGATATGAGACCATTGATTGAATTATTAGAAGAAAGTTTTTACAAGTTACTTACACAATTGCCACGTATCGTAAGAAGTTctggtattaatattattcatatattgtaatttgtgtacaaaaatttatatttttttctgatatattcaatattcatataatttatagatgATAGTGAACAACTAGTAGGTTTAAATCACCTCTGTggatatttacgattattaggaaaagaaagattgcCTACTACTATACAATCAGCGGCACACGTACAGAGATTGTTACAGGCTCTTTTATACATGATTGAAATAGATTGCAGTGATATTACTCTTTTAGAAGATATTGGTGTAAAAGATCTTGATAATTTGACTCATCACAGCCAAACACATTCATGGAGACAATTTAAGTTTATTCAGGATATTtgttgtaaagaaaaaatttttacaatatgtCAGCTTCTGGGAACATACAGTGATTTAAGAATTTTAGTTGATAATATTCTTCAAGCTATGTATAATGTATCTCAacatagaaaagaattaatatttctacttAATTCCATAGTAAatggtaaataaaatatttatcttaaaaCATTTAGATTTTCTACAAACAaattaaagtattaattttgtaatattatagttcCTATTAAAAATACATCAACATTGTCCTTATATAaggaaataattgaattttatacTACAGAAGATTTTTGGTATTTACCTCTCGAAGTTACAGAGGATATACCATTATGTGTTGCACAGAATAATGTAGTACAATGTTGCCTTTTAACAGAAGGTTTAGGACAAATTGCAAAGAATTTAGAAGACAATTATGAAAGTTTTCTACTTAAgactttatatttaattattgaaagaGCAGGTAATATTTactctcatttatttatatatgtatagatgtgttatttttattatatttttattgcagGAAGTCCAAATAGTCTTTTAAGTTATGTAGGAATTCAAACTCTACAAAATATTGCAGAATCACAAAAACATAAAACAATAGGAGATCTTTTACGTGTTAATGtcgattatttctcttatcatGTTACTGTTAAATTACGTAGATTAGAAAGAAATCCAGGAGTCCTTGATGTTGTTGGAGTTGTGATGAAATATAGTTCTATGGATGTATTACCatgtttaaaagaaattgtacAAGATGTTCTTCTGCAGTTAAATACTGTCTTTCAAAAACGAAAtacgtattcttttttaaaagttttttatatatttataatgtatataaagagaTTAGTATCAGACTCAAATACATATGTAACAGTAGCATCACCTACATTAACACAAAAAGATTCTGCAGagattattatacaaaatttattagaatattatgaagcaaaaaaagcaaatgaaaaaattgaccaaaattttaatgatgcAAATACGGACATACAAAATACAGAAATACACAGTGTAGAATCTGAAATCAATCCGATATCTCTGGAGGAaggtattatattttcaaatttataattatatatatattttagtatGAGTGCATAATAAAcatcatttatcattattttaaattaaagtaaataaaagatcttttttttttatagaagagaataataaatctttaccaatacatatacaaatgatTGAAGATGTTTTGAAAAGATGCTTACATTTTCTACCttcaaaagatataaaacaatCACTCATTGCTATGTTAACTTTAGAGGAAGCTTTACCAATTTTAATCAAATGggaaaatcaattattaccAATTGTACATCAACTTTGGCATCCATTAGTAGACAGATTTCAAGATCAAAATGTACTTGTTATTAATCGTGCATGGCAATTATTTTGTGTACTTGCACATATTTCTAAAGATTTCATTAGGTGCAGAACATTAAAGTAAGTCAGATTATattagtttatataaaaaaaattaaattaaaatttttaattgtttaataacaatatagacAAATACTGCCGGCATTATCAAAGTTTTTGAATAAATCTGCTAAAGAAAGCTATAATAAGCCCATTGATGCAGTTTATAAGTTCACACAAATGTACAAActtcaaagaaaattgatatctACATTGAGCCAAATTGTAAAAGATCTTAAACTTCGTGAGAAGGATGTATGGAATGTATTGAGTATAACAGAACCATATCTCAGTTCACATCAACATCCGCTATTACAAGTAAAGTACTTATTAGTGTTGAATAATATACTAACATAAAAGAGATTAATTGTATAATACTTGTTGCAGAATTGTtgcgtaaatatgtataaagaacttgctaattataatagcgatattgtTTGGGTGAAATGTCTTAGTATTTGGCATTCTAAAATAGCAAAAATTCCAACCAATAAAACGTTCAATTTGGAATACTTAAAGGTAatgtatatgtttaaaaagttatacatgttttcaaatatttctttatttttttttttttcaatatatgaattttatacatcattattttacattctttcagATTACAGAAAATGCTATACcaaatgaatatttcaaaaatgtaagaataataattacatatatccAAGAAAAAATCTAGTCAAACATaggagataataaaaagttatttctaaatataagaatataattgataaaataaatatgtatatactcgcAAACTTATACCGGAAACTactacgaaaaatattttccatgtGACTAAAAGTCTTCTAGAAACATGTAGGTGATTTACAttcaataatcataaataactacaatatatatgtatgaaatacacactgctattattataagaaagcTACATCTCTTCAAGTTTCTGAAGTGGAATGTGCTCgaacttattttattatttaaatttgtatacTTAAGAAATATTCACATACATGCGGAATAAGATTTAATACCATCATTATCATGGACttgtgaaaagaaataaaataataattatgttaacaAAAGCAATGTATTTTacacattttttaaaaacatcataattaattgtgaaaacaatttttttggaAAGTATTACATGACAATGTAAAATACTTGATGATATAACAAATTGGATATCCTTTGTAGAGGTACAAGATATGCACATGTAGATTTTTTCTtacagcatatatatatatatatatatatatatatatatatatatatatatatatatacacacacacatatgtatatataaaaactctttttcaaagaaaaatgctATTTGTTTAAGtctgttataaaaaaaatgatattctttAAACATgagatatttacgataatctTTTAATTGTATGGTCCTCTTAGCATGCATTAAATTGCATATCTCTTaatagatttaaaatttttaaaagaaaactatCTAATCTGTGCGCCTTGTACCagtaaagatataaattctaCAGCATTGTGTTAAAAAATTCTGGGATAGATAACAAAGCTAATGCATTTACttcgtattataattaactatttataaaacagttttttttacaaatcatTAGCAAAAACTTTGCCTATAGTGATGAAATACTTAAAAATGTTACACATtgattctttattaaaatcaatgtTATCATTTCCATGCCTGCTTCTGAGCCTTCTGTGATGCTAATTTCTTCGTTACATacgacgatattaataatgctGCTAATACTATTACAATGAGATAATAGTCGAAATCTTCTTTTAACACATCGAATGTTTTAGATGGTGCCACTCGCGTGTAGAACATATCTGTTAAAAGTATAACATGAAATGTGCATTTTTGTGTACACAAAttgtacaataattaaaaaagttgACTTCATTATAACTTACCTAATCCATATACAAAAACTAAACAGGTACTTTCAAGACCACTAGGACTAGTATGAATGCCTAATACTCTAAATATActttgattataatttataatagtatCCATATGAATTGGTATTTCAGGCATATATGGTATAACACCTTCTTCACGCATTTCAGGATTAATAGGACGTCTAGGATCCACCATCATCCATGGTAATTCTATAATTCCACCATTTGCTAGGGAAACTGTTAAGTACAgttataatttacaattattaagaatatatttcttttatgtttagaaattattaataaacaaacatACCTATAATATGTTTACTAGTGATACCTTTCTCTGTAATAGTCTCTCtcatatattctattgatgctgGAAAAATGTATGCTTGTCTTTCCACGATGGGTAATTTGGTTGTAACCAAAGAAGAAAACactgttaaataattaaataataatgtgaatatataatatattatatttattaagtatGAAGGATACTTTTGAATAGTGGCTACTTGATTTACCTGTTGTATTACTCTGTATTTTTCCTTCATAAAGTTCCAAAGTTGCAATTTCGGTTCTTCgacttttttcattaaaatagcTATATATCAACCAGTTCTCAGAATGTACTATATGAAATGGACCACGAACTCTTTTATGCACAATAGAAAATATCATGGCACCTGATACTACATCCAGTAAATAAAGATTGAGTGTatctatatcattattaaaaaaaaatataaatatataatttttagttaattgcataacaattttttttacatataggagtattatttttataatatactcACTTTTGTGAGTACTTCCAACACCTTCTGATACCACAGCTACTAAATTtggattaatgtatttatataggaCAGATCTATCACTTAAAACTCTACCTTGAGAGTGGACACGTTCGATTGGACTTTTTGAGATaacttgtattattttttgacTTTTTGGAGAGAGTAATAATTCCCAAACTTTATGAGCTATTAactcctataaaaaaaattctcagttattattttttaattgttttgttatactttgcaattattaatatttttaagacCTGAGATGTActgtatgaaagagaaaatccaGATAACAAGCCTGTAGTTTGATCTGcagtaaatatataagtattcttTCCCAGAGAAGCTGCAATAGTAGTTGCACTTTCAGGATAGACATGAATTTTATCTCGTGCATCGAGTATAAGAATGCCTCGTAGAAAATCATCTGTCGTTACATGAAGTAACATAGATTGTTTTATTCTGTATCCTAATTTTATCAATCCATCTAAAGGCTGTCCAGTAATTGGAttgaatgtaaatataatacctTCTCCAGATACCTAAGATATAAACAATTGTAACtattgatagaaataaatcatattataaaatattatttaaaatgcaAATGAAACAGTACTTTATCTTCTGCTAATAATGCACATTGAGGTGGATAAGGAAAATGCCTACTTCCTCGTTGTACGTATAAAACCATTGTATCTGATATTTTGTTAAATCCACGAATATTTGGTATTTTAAGTTGCCAAATAATTTCGCCTTTTCTAGTTTCAATACCAAAGAtctataaaacgaaataaaaatatattttatgtggcaatattgtaaaattatgtagaaattataatccattgtattcttttttatacctttCCAGCTGATGTAACAGTAACAATCATTTTATgtaaattgaatttatctCGTACTAAATCGGTTCGTTGATTAGATTGCTGTGGAACCAAATCTAGCATAGATTGTATAAAAGCTTTTGCTTGATTAAATTGagaaataattcttcttaacATCATGCTTAACACATCCCCtgggtataaaaaaaatagaaacaaattattcgaaattaatttgaaataaagcaaaattaagagataaaaataaaaaatatttgcatatttatatctatttattgcAATTGCTtaagtattattatgttaatcatataataaaaattagcaTATAGCaggtattttaataatcacgATTCATTTGCAAATtagcataataaaaattaatacatctatatttataataagcaCTATCTGTTTTTTAATTGCACAtgcataaaatttcttttgaactatgcataaatatatgtaaaactATATTtcctaataaaaaattgttgaatattaaatgaatattatcttttaatgatattgtgcaaaaaattattataaacttaATTTATCCTTTTAAAGCATCCATAAAGGAACACATTTAAATTTAGGCGGgtaaacattaatatttctattgtagATATATACTGCTAAATCatgcaaatataaattttgtagatagcagtaagaaaaatgtttttcaaaTTAGTTTTTCCTGCTCCACTACTTACATGAAATGTCTACATCAATACCTGCCAGCAGCCATTcacaaaagaaaagttaattaatataacttaagaaatatattatttctcagAAATTAATTGCCACTAAATAGTATCAGTTAATCACAACAGTTATTAATAGTTGCAATAGCAAGCTTTTCTGTGAAACTTactaaaaagtaataacagtataCAAAATCTTAAAAGTAGATATATCATAAGCATTCTCAATCCATCAGTATGTAAACTTTAACAGTTTTAAATACTGATAGATTTTCAACTCACGACAGTACAGGCATAAAactcaaaaaataaaaaaactattttttaatatgtctTTATATGTTCAGAAAAACTGTTGTCTTATACttcgtatatttttgttttcttttatttttatttttttacttttgttccCCAATATTTTTGAAGGGGAATATGCATATGCAATTGTACTTTGTGATTTTaactttaatttataattattaaaaaaaattatacatacttTCTTTCTGATCAAATTCCGTTTCAATGGCTTGATCTCTATCTGACATAGGtaattcaataatttcaaCAGCTACAATTTTTGCAAGTGCCTCTTCTCTTGCCCATACTAATTTGTTATGTTGCAACAATGCAATACTATGATCTTGTGAAGACAACAAATAACGGCATGTTAATCCTTTTGTTTGACGTACACAAACTGATGCCACTATTACAGGTGATAACAATGAAACATGTGAAAAAGTTCCAGTTATGTTTGGTAGTGGATTAAATGTCAAAAGATCTGTTGCTACAACTTCTGTAATCTAAATTACAgatatattgattaaaaataaataagattgaatatttaaatatataaaataaaaatcgatcttTACTTACTTCATTTCTATAAGTTGATTCTAGCAATACTTTTTGATTATCTATAGAAGTGATATATAGAGTTGTATCACCTGCAATATCTCTTTGAATTGGAACTGAAGTTTCTCCAACAACAAGAATTCGTTTTCTTTGATTGTTATCTGCAGTGATAGATACTACAGTTTCATCTCCAAGTACAGATTCTAATTGGTATGGTCCTTGTGTTCCAGCACCAAATATAGTATTTATAGTAACCATTTGAGGttctatatttgtattaaataaatgtactaaAAACAGCATGCCTAAAGAATTGTCCCCCTTTAAGCAAGCTAAATATGGGGCAACTAAAACACatctatgaaaaaagaataatacaatttttacatatcaattattctaaaaataagtatatatcacataaataatataatttatatgaatcTTACTCTGTTTCAGAAGTTATAAATGGAGCTGATACTTttcttgattttaatttttcaccaGTTTTACTATCATATGATGTTACCTCAACTCCACTATTGTAGATAGGTAAAATATGATGTAATGTTCCATCTTTGATATGCCATTTTACTTCTTCTATTCTATGtcacaaaatatttaattttataatatatgaaaacaattaattttatataatataacataaatattaaaaattctaacAACTCCATTTAAAGTCCATTTCAtgatattgatatttcatTCTCTAATATTTCCTGGcaaaaataagattataaaaataagtgatataaattgaatatttaagttattgtaatatgtatattttttgaagTGTGTAGTGTTAAATacatcaattattattgtgcactgaatggaagaaaaaaccTGTTAGCAGTATACAATCCCAATGTAGAAAAGGATCTAAATGTAGAATCATGTCTGAAAAATCAATTGTAGTCTATAATCAATCCTCTAGATTCCATGGAAGAAGtcaatttttttacaatggAATGGAATTGTAacaaatttatctttaaaaagtttcactatataattttaatatttcacaattttcTTTGACTAACCTATCAGAGTTTTGTTCAGCAATTGGCCATTCATTAAGTATATGCCCTGTAGCTAAATCCCATGCACGAACAAGAGCTGGAACTCCACCACTTACAGATATCAGATCTCCATCTGCAACACCTCCCAATGTACGAATACGACCAGCGTATCCTTTCTCTAATACCCTTCTCCATAATATTTGACCtgataaattatacaaaaattatcattctttttcaattatttatatcaatttctgCAACATTATAtgtgagaaaaaataaatgttatattatatcaatgataaactATCTGTAAATTTAAACATataacaatacatatataatatcatatatattatatatattgttaagcTAATTAGATTCCATACCTGTTTTTAGATTTAATGCGGCAATAACATTTTCTTCGGTCGCAACAATAATCTTTTTAGCCGTTGAAATTGTGTCAAAACTggcaaattttattttgccaacataattttgtttcctacaattatagtaaaaaaattctaatatatacGAGATGGATAGTAATTTACGATGAAGTGTATTTGTGTATTTGAAATGCTAATTCTGATAATCACtgaattataatagaaatgtgATTTACCAATCGAATTTTCCCACTTGGTCCTCATAAAGACATagagaaagattaaataaacttataaatacaataagatATTGTAATATCTGTACATCCGTTAAAAACCGGCTGATATTCCCTCTAAAAGTCCATGCAAAGGAAGCCATGATGAAAAATCTGTATATCAAAGTATCAGCTGGTATCGGCTTCTATTAACTTTTCTGCTAGGCCCTCAGAAGCTAGGGCATGTGAAAGTATAAAAGTGTATAAGACTGTTTGACTATCTACAAATTGTAATTCTAAACTAGCAAAAGCAGGTGGCGCAGTAGTATGTAAGGTGGTGCCTTGTACGTATGATGAGTCTGCCATATTATACAttcattatatgtatatacacacatacacatgtgtATCTCAGGAATCAAAAGCAGTTATTGGTTATTCATAAGTAATCTTAGATCATATCCATGAAATtgattcataacgataattttttgtGAAATTTACGTGAAATTGCAACAAGAGAgtgcaaaataatttttttaagtacTTGTTTCATGTATTGCATCTTCTAAAAAGAATGTGAcattaatacgaataaatatagCACAAATTTAAAATAGTATAGAGATGCGTAAACATAACAAAgcttttaaacaaaatttcttttatagtaATCTGGTATAATCCATATTGATTTTTACTCACAAGACTTTCATTTATCaatctaatatttctttataatacagATAGTTTAATTCTGTATTTAGTAATTTCTAGTGATTTTTAGAACACTTCTAAGATATACAAGTTATCTGTCATTAgacagaaaataaataaaaaatttataaaaagagaggaat includes:
- the LOC124432730 gene encoding ER membrane protein complex subunit 1 isoform X2, whose product is MASFAWTFRGNISRFLTDVQILQYLIVFISLFNLSLCLYEDQVGKFDWKQNYVGKIKFASFDTISTAKKIIVATEENVIAALNLKTGQILWRRVLEKGYAGRIRTLGGVADGDLISVSGGVPALVRAWDLATGHILNEWPIAEQNSDRHDSTFRSFSTLGLYTANRIEEVKWHIKDGTLHHILPIYNSGVEVTSYDSKTGEKLKSRKVSAPFITSETECVLVAPYLACLKGDNSLGMLFLVHLFNTNIEPQMVTINTIFGAGTQGPYQLESVLGDETVVSITADNNQRKRILVVGETSVPIQRDIAGDTTLYITSIDNQKVLLESTYRNEITEVVATDLLTFNPLPNITGTFSHVSLLSPVIVASVCVRQTKGLTCRYLLSSQDHSIALLQHNKLVWAREEALAKIVAVEIIELPMSDRDQAIETEFDQKERDVLSMMLRRIISQFNQAKAFIQSMLDLVPQQSNQRTDLVRDKFNLHKMIVTVTSAGKIFGIETRKGEIIWQLKIPNIRGFNKISDTMVLYVQRGSRHFPYPPQCALLAEDKVSGEGIIFTFNPITGQPLDGLIKLGYRIKQSMLLHVTTDDFLRGILILDARDKIHVYPESATTIAASLGKNTYIFTADQTTGLLSGFSLSYSTSQELIAHKVWELLLSPKSQKIIQVISKSPIERVHSQGRVLSDRSVLYKYINPNLVAVVSEGVGSTHKNTLNLYLLDVVSGAMIFSIVHKRVRGPFHIVHSENWLIYSYFNEKSRRTEIATLELYEGKIQSNTTVFSSLVTTKLPIVERQAYIFPASIEYMRETITEKGITSKHIIVSLANGGIIELPWMMVDPRRPINPEMREEGVIPYMPEIPIHMDTIINYNQSIFRVLGIHTSPSGLESTCLVFVYGLDMFYTRVAPSKTFDVLKEDFDYYLIVIVLAALLISSYVTKKLASQKAQKQAWK
- the LOC124432730 gene encoding ER membrane protein complex subunit 1 isoform X1 — protein: MASFAWTFRGNISRFLTDVQILQYLIVFISLFNLSLCLYEDQVGKFDWKQNYVGKIKFASFDTISTAKKIIVATEENVIAALNLKTGQILWRRVLEKGYAGRIRTLGGVADGDLISVSGGVPALVRAWDLATGHILNEWPIAEQNSDRHDSTFRSFSTLGLYTANRIEEVKWHIKDGTLHHILPIYNSGVEVTSYDSKTGEKLKSRKVSAPFITSETECVLVAPYLACLKGDNSLGMLFLVHLFNTNIEPQMVTINTIFGAGTQGPYQLESVLGDETVVSITADNNQRKRILVVGETSVPIQRDIAGDTTLYITSIDNQKVLLESTYRNEITEVVATDLLTFNPLPNITGTFSHVSLLSPVIVASVCVRQTKGLTCRYLLSSQDHSIALLQHNKLVWAREEALAKIVAVEIIELPMSDRDQAIETEFDQKESIDVDISWDVLSMMLRRIISQFNQAKAFIQSMLDLVPQQSNQRTDLVRDKFNLHKMIVTVTSAGKIFGIETRKGEIIWQLKIPNIRGFNKISDTMVLYVQRGSRHFPYPPQCALLAEDKVSGEGIIFTFNPITGQPLDGLIKLGYRIKQSMLLHVTTDDFLRGILILDARDKIHVYPESATTIAASLGKNTYIFTADQTTGLLSGFSLSYSTSQELIAHKVWELLLSPKSQKIIQVISKSPIERVHSQGRVLSDRSVLYKYINPNLVAVVSEGVGSTHKNTLNLYLLDVVSGAMIFSIVHKRVRGPFHIVHSENWLIYSYFNEKSRRTEIATLELYEGKIQSNTTVFSSLVTTKLPIVERQAYIFPASIEYMRETITEKGITSKHIIVSLANGGIIELPWMMVDPRRPINPEMREEGVIPYMPEIPIHMDTIINYNQSIFRVLGIHTSPSGLESTCLVFVYGLDMFYTRVAPSKTFDVLKEDFDYYLIVIVLAALLISSYVTKKLASQKAQKQAWK
- the LOC124432730 gene encoding ER membrane protein complex subunit 1 isoform X3, producing MASFAWTFRGNISRFLTDVQILQYLIVFISLFNLSLCLYEDQVGKFDWKQNYVGKIKFASFDTISTAKKIIVATEENVIAALNLKTGQILWRRVLEKGYAGRIRTLGGVADGDLISVSGGVPALVRAWDLATGHILNEWPIAEQNSDRIEEVKWHIKDGTLHHILPIYNSGVEVTSYDSKTGEKLKSRKVSAPFITSETECVLVAPYLACLKGDNSLGMLFLVHLFNTNIEPQMVTINTIFGAGTQGPYQLESVLGDETVVSITADNNQRKRILVVGETSVPIQRDIAGDTTLYITSIDNQKVLLESTYRNEITEVVATDLLTFNPLPNITGTFSHVSLLSPVIVASVCVRQTKGLTCRYLLSSQDHSIALLQHNKLVWAREEALAKIVAVEIIELPMSDRDQAIETEFDQKESIDVDISWDVLSMMLRRIISQFNQAKAFIQSMLDLVPQQSNQRTDLVRDKFNLHKMIVTVTSAGKIFGIETRKGEIIWQLKIPNIRGFNKISDTMVLYVQRGSRHFPYPPQCALLAEDKVSGEGIIFTFNPITGQPLDGLIKLGYRIKQSMLLHVTTDDFLRGILILDARDKIHVYPESATTIAASLGKNTYIFTADQTTGLLSGFSLSYSTSQELIAHKVWELLLSPKSQKIIQVISKSPIERVHSQGRVLSDRSVLYKYINPNLVAVVSEGVGSTHKNTLNLYLLDVVSGAMIFSIVHKRVRGPFHIVHSENWLIYSYFNEKSRRTEIATLELYEGKIQSNTTVFSSLVTTKLPIVERQAYIFPASIEYMRETITEKGITSKHIIVSLANGGIIELPWMMVDPRRPINPEMREEGVIPYMPEIPIHMDTIINYNQSIFRVLGIHTSPSGLESTCLVFVYGLDMFYTRVAPSKTFDVLKEDFDYYLIVIVLAALLISSYVTKKLASQKAQKQAWK